The genomic interval AGTAGAATATCACTCATACAGAAATACTTGGTTACTTTAAATTCATCACGTttgaatacaaaaaacactgcaggtcTTCTGAAGACCGTGACTCCTGACACAACAGCAGAGTATTCTACAGTTCTTGCTTTTTTCCAAAAGTAGATGAGGAAACTTAATCAAAAAGCATAAACCAAAAAATTTGCAGATTCTTGTGTGTACTTAAAATATAGGCACATAAAAAGGCTAGTTAACTATATAAAAGAGAACAATTTAGTTCCTCCCTCCAAAGAACGAGACTTTGTGCAAACGTATGCTCAAATGTTGGACCCAAGTGTGAAAATGATATGTTCTCACATCGCTTAATACACCTCTGTGTGAAAGAAACCAGACAAGTGCACATGTGTAGCCGAGTCGCAGACTGTCCAATCAGCAGGGCTCGCTGCAGGCGTGGCCACAGGTTGTCTTGCAGCACTTCTGCTCTCCGGGACACTGACCATCGTGGTAGCAGTACTCAGCACACATGGGGGTCCCCTGGGGCAGAGCGCAGCGGCCCCGCTTCACTGACACACCAAAGACAGAAACGGTTACTAAATactctttacatttttatgtgacaacacacacacactatttgaTGGAGTATCTAACCTGTGTATGGGGCAATGCACTCATGTCCACATCCATTGTGGCAGCACTTCTCCTGGTTGGGGCAGTCGCTGTCATTGGAGCAGAACTCAGCACACAGCCCAGATCCCCAGCGCCTGCGAGGACACACTCCTGGCTTGGCTGAGGGGGACAAGATAAATTAATATGTACAAAGAGGGCCAaaggtgacatttaaaaaaacatggctTTTGATCGGGTGGGACTTGTCTCTCTTGCCCTATGGACTGTCCATCCACGCCAGTTCAGTCTCAGAAGGATTTAACCAATAAGAGCTGTCCATTAGAGAGAAAGTTAAACATTGTGGCTCGTACTGAAAGCAGGGGGGACACAGACAGCTCCACAGTCAAAGACACAGCATTTGTGGTCTGCAGGACAgtcttcatcacacacacagcccttaTGTGATGGGACAACATTAAGGAGACGCGGGCAGTGGCCTGGTTTTGGGAGAATCGCTGAGAAAAGGAGGCAGTGAAGCAGAAAAGGAGACAGATCAGCTAAGGGTGACATTAATGAAAGTGTCTGGTTAATGTGGAacgaaaaacagacaaacatgcacTTTTGTCCCAGAAGGAGAATCAATCAGATTATAGACTGGACACATTTGAGTTGAATCAAACGTACCTGTTAAATTGCCATCAGCCTCGGCAGCCAGAACAAACACACCGAGGGTAATGATCAGTGCACAGGCTGCAGACCAGTGTTTCTCCATGTTAACTTCTTGCACACAAGAATGTACCTCTGTTTGGACAAATATCCCAGTACACAACCTGCAGGCTGAGCAGCCCCGGCCGGAGGCTGCTGGGTCCTTGTGCCTGTAGAGTTACATTTCCAGCTCTGTGCTTCATTTCTGGATCTTTGTGATGGGATGTGATATATGCTAAAGTTTCTATTTCTTctcaagttgtttttgtgtttcatccTGACTTGGAATGTAGCTAGAAAGCTATAACAAAGGCTCTTCATGAGTAAAACACTGCTAACATCTCAACCTAGAGTGTGGCTACTGTTGCACTTTAATAAGGTTCAACATATTAGGATTACAATATTTATATTCTTGAGCAATAAAGGGTAAGAAATTAAAGGGTTACatcttaaagtaaaaaaagtatCTACAAGTCTTGGGGAacactactgcatatgtgaaagagAAGTATAAAGTCCTTTTTGGAAATAATCTGATGAATTGTCTCCAGTGATgacactcagtggctaagttgcattatgggtagtGTAGGcttcaggttttgaaaagcagtctaGTCCCGCATTGCAATCCTGTAaaactgttggactcattttgTACAGTTTGAAAACTAATAATCAAAATCGATTGAGCTGAACTAGAGTTCGATCGATCACCTTTGTATTTCACGCATTCTTTCTGGCtaggcgcctacattacccataatgcaacttagccatatagtgacatcactggatgcAATTAGTCAGATCCAATGCattttcctctggagccacaaaaggcttcataccACTTTGTTATGCAGCAGGACTCCCCAAGATCTGTaagcacactttaatgtgtaaaactggtaaCTAACTAGAGTTACCGTCTAAGTTGTGGTATGTGGACGAATAAATGAACATTTGCGGCTGTTGTCAAGGATGTTTCTGCACTTCACTTTTGTGCTGCCATTTATATTCTGACTAGGTTATATGTTTGTGCTCCCACATTTAACTTGGCTGCACTTTCACCAGCATTTCACGTGTTACAATGCTGTTTCTATCTGTGTTGCTTCATTTTCTCATGCTTTAGTCGTCcctttaatgtaaaatgtgGCTTGTTTAAACACTTCAATGAGGCTTAAGGTTTACATTATGTCACAATCAACTGTTCCCTATGAATATTGTGTGTTAGACAAAGGAGATTCATATCCTTCATGGATTTGGGAGTCATCAGTGTGACCCTGTATTGCCACCTATTGGCATAATCTAGAGTTACATgtaaggtttcttttttttccccgtcttttttcttctccttctctgtccaTGCACATTCtagtttttattcacattatacTTGTTACGTCgcattaatttttgttttttgcaccaGTAAAGTGATAAATATATGAGAAATGTTATATTGTCAAAAAGGCCGGCTGTTTTACATTGTCAGACTGATATTTAGGCTGTTCACGTTACAGAATTATCTTGCAATGTGTTAATTGAAGGTACATATAAGATCAGGCAAACTAAAAGAATCTCTGTGCAGGCTGACACAGGCTTTATTATAATACAGGATGCAAAACCTTAAGTTATTTGTATATTTGAAATCTTGTTTATTTGCTGTTCAGTGGTTTGTTTTCTCTGTAGAAACCAGTCTTAGCTAACAAtaatgaaaagagagagagactgtacCTTTGCCTTGGTTCTATAAACAACTCCTTACAGTGGGCTCTGTCTTGTTGTGCCCCAATCAGACAGACTGTGGTGATTTCCAGTCAGCATCTTGGACAATTTATATTCTGAAGGGCAAAAAATGAACAATGCAAactgagaaagagaagaaattaGGTCTGACTGTGGTGTTTATTTTCACGCTGCAGGTCCAGTTCTTCTCTTTTTGCTCTAAAATTAAATTTTGGGTCACACTTGCTAAGACAGGATTTTAGGGTCCATTTTGGGTTAATGTGCAACTAAACTATGGTCCTTTCCAACTGATGTCAAAACATGCCAACCATTCAGCGGAGACAAACAGAGATGATCAGGTACTAATACAGAATTGTTCTCTGAAATTTTCAATTAAAGGGAGGAAAAGTTTTAACAAGCTGTTTAGACTGTCATTGTAAGTCAgcagagtgtttttgtttgacattttatacattgttttacatttcttttcttcttctcacctTTTAACTTCTGTCTGCATCATGTTCTGTCAGGTTTTCTTATTTACTCTATGTCGGACTCTAAAatcagatttctttttaatcagCCTCTGTATTGAACAGTTAAACAGGCCGTAGCTTCCGTGTGTCTCTGCATGGTGGTCTTCCTCTGTAGATAAAATCTGACTTTTGTCCTTCAGAGCATGAACAACAACACTGCATCCATAAGCCGTGGTTGTGGCACATTAATGAGATAGGCTGCACAATTACGTCTTGTTTACTCCGCGAGACAGCAGCATGTATTAGATTTCAGATGAGTCTGGCCGGGCTCTCTCTGCAGTGAGGCCCGGCTGCCTATCTGATCCAGTCCACCTGATCCTGATAAGGTGTTGCCAACCAGAGCGACCTACTGTGCTGTGTCATGGTGGACCAGTCAGTACAGGATAAAGCAACAGATTCATTAAGGGTCGCCCAAACAGTTTTCACAACAACTGTGTGCTCAGTAAAAAAGAGCTCTGGTGAAACTCTTCACAGTGATGACAGTGGAATATTCTGTGCGGTGTTGGAAAAAGGAGGCTTAAGTGTCTTAAGTTAGAGTagaaaatacagtattttgttataagtaaaagtcctgcattcagaATGTGGCTTAAGATAAGAAAAAGTGCAAAAAGTATTGACATCAGTATATATGAagtaccaaaagtaaaaaattgATCATGCAGAATGGCCTGTTTAAGAATTATGTGTTGTATTATTGAATAATGTTTATTGATGCATACAAGTTGCAGCTATTCATGGTGggttttattctttctttcttctttttttctttttttttttttacctacaaATACTGCCAGGTAGCCTCATTGGTAATCTCCAAATTCCCAAGTaataatttgtttattgtttattatcaGTCTGAATCTGGAGAGTAACTATCTGCGGAGTACTGTGGAgtaaaaagagacaaacttcCTCTGAAATGTACTGTAGTTGTGTAAAAGAACAGAAAGGGGACATTTATAATACCTCAAGATTtactgaagtcagtgatggaaagtacatttactcaagtatcaTACTTTAGTCCAATTTTGAGGTATTGGTACTTTAATTGAGATTGCATACTGTATTAgagtaaaaaaatgtatttatttatgagcaataaattaaaaagaacACTGCTCAGTACCCGATCCAATAACCAGCCTGGCTAATAATCAGTCAAACCATCAAATTCAGCATACAAACATCCAAATACATTAGtaattacttttacttgtacttttgatacttaagtacatttaatattagatactTTAAGTctttttcctttatttctttGGGTGACTTTCACCTttacaaatgtaataatttagCACAATAGCTTTACTTTTGCTCAAAtctgacttttgggtactttttacaacgcTTACTGAAAGacagtacttaagtaaatgtattaAGATACATTTAAAACCTGCAGATATCTCAATAAACAACAAGACAGTAATCATATGGTGAAACTATAACAGACCATGTGCTTCTTCcaatcatgtcttcatacagtaggcTGGAATGTGCTCTGCTGGGGGTGTTGTATCATTCATAACCTCTGGGTGGGGCTCTCCACCTGAAGATCTCAGCAGCCTGCTCCTGCTTTTTAATCATCCACCAGCCAATGTGAACATTATCACTGATGTCCAATAAGTTCTGTAATGAAACATGATTACGGCCGAGCAGAAATCACCTTCTCACAATACAAATGGCTCATAATTACTGTCATTATGTGTGTTTaggtcaaaatgatcaaatctgGTGGTATCATAAATTTCCCTCTGTCCGaatctgatcttttttttgggtgaaatctgtctcctcagtgtctctcagATGTTGCAATGTGGTGTAACTATGTAAATGTATTCTGTCTGGCTTTGATTTGATTGACAGCTATCCCCCCAACCCCTCAGACAGGGAGAATCCAGAGGGTTATTATACAGGGTGCAGTGAGCAGCGAGGAGTAATTTTACCCCCAGGAGTGGGAAAGGCCATGCAATTTACATGTCCAACTGCATTGCTTATAGCGAGCTCGGCAGCCCGACAGGATCTTATAGCTGTGAGCTTTCTAAGATCTAATATCTGTTACTTTCACACACTTTCTGACACGTCTGACACATGCAAGGCTGCTCAGGTgtttgcatatatatatatatacatatatatatatatatatatatatatatatatatatatatatgttactGTATTTCCATATTTGGGTGATTTATATCTGTATTATGTTGCATTCTCACCGCACCAAACCCTAGAAAACACCTTGCTCCtgcttccctcccctccctttccatttcccatttttttcttttttcctcttgtccTTGGGAATTCAATCATGGAATAATGTTGCTGGGAACCTTTCCTCTATGTATTCATGTAACAAGGCTGGGCTACTGGGTGTTATTGTATGTCCTTGAAATGATGTAGATCCTATCAGTTTCACTGCTGGCTGTGAATGTCGAACATGTGAATGGGCccggaaaaaaaagacagttcaGTGTGACTGTAAGTGAAAGTTAGAGCTTGTAGGAGGGAGTTGTGGGAAGCTTAAAATAAGGCAATCTGACCGTTTTTACGGCATCCTTgtgcctttttcttttgtcgGCAACGACAGGACTCGCAGATGGAAGACGGAGATGAACAAAAGCAAACTGATACGCTTGCATAATGGAAGCAAGGAGAGGGAAAATATGGCTGACATGAAGTAAAATGAAGATGTGTCAGCAAGTGTTAATAGTTGACGGCAGTTTTTTTAGCATGACTGCCTCTCTGAAATTCAAAATCTACCTCCGGTGTGACACCTTAAGGATAGcagaaaatattaaaagcaAATTCTTTTGAGGTTGTGACAAAGTGTCTGCACATATATATTTCACAGATATCAAATGAACGCAAAACACCCAGGAAACAAACGATAGCGCAGCACAGAAATCATATGACAAACGTGATAAATGGCCATCATTTCCCACCTCGTGCTCTTATTGTTTCCAGACTGACCCAAAACAAGTCTCAGCGCCACCCCTTGACCTCGCTGCCCCTCCCCCGCTTGCTCCCATAGTCAATCATGTATTACATTGTGCATTAACCCGCCGGTGACCTCTGTATGCTAAACCCAATTGCCATATTATCTCCACCGTAATGTTCTACTCTTAGTTATCTTCCTGAGACCGAATCAGATTTTGTGCCCCACTTCACCCtgaggcataaaaaaaaatgtctcaaatgaCTGTTAGGCCCTATGGAGGGATGTGAGtttatgggtgtgtgtgcgtggcggtggcagtggtggtggtggtggtgtctCATCTAAATCACCAAAAATGAGATCTGAGGGAGGAACTGCATCACTAAAGAGGactggatgattttttttctgctgctggaagGGAAAGTTTCTGGCTGGAGTGGAAAGACAGCATCGTTATTGTTACTTTTATGTGTACATTGGTCCACAGTCCAAAGCGTTTGACAATAATGTCTCTAATATTGTGAAATCAACATTTTAAGTTTTCCTGCATATAATGTTTTTTCTAATAATATTTTAAGCAGTGAATCCTGTTCAGTGAATGTGTATTACCTTTGGTTTGTACGTTTTTCCAAATATTTTGTCAGGTTGTGCCAGATTATTGTTaaaatggagaaaagaaaatgctgctTGCTTGTTGGTTGCTATGGCTACAACCCAGTCTCATATCAAAATGTGTAATAGCTACATTGGTTCAGGCCCAAATTTGTTTAAGTTTCACAATaatgatattgtaaatattgtgaaTAGTTTTGCAGCCTATCCTTTTCCTGAGTCCACCTCATGTGACCGTGTtggtgaaacaaacaaattattttaagCAGAGTGCAAAATGCAATAGATTGTTTCTTCATTAAAATGCGCTATGATACAATATATAATATTTCCAGCAAGAAAAGTATGTTTAATTTACAGAATCTGCATTCAGTGAATGTACCTGCTCTTTAGTTTGCCAGTTAGTAAGCTACAAATATTTTTGTCAGGTCTTGCCAGAAAAACAGCCGAAATGCAACATTTCTGTTGCTATGCTGGTTGCAATGGACTCTATTGCGTTTTAACTGTTTTCTGGCAAGACCTGAAAACATGTTGGTAAGAgctaaaaaaaaggatgaagatGAACATCGTACACATTCACTGAGCCAAGATGTGAAAATTTAACATGGATTTCTTGCTAGAAATGgcataaaaatgcattttaaagtaGAAACACTCTTAGAATATTGCATTTTCCACTGAGAATGAAGGAAATGTGGGACAATAGAAAAGAATggacattaaaaaacatccaTCATCGTGAAATGAGTACATTCTCTGATGCAGACCAATGTCACTATTATACATTTTGATATGACTCTTAATtgtattggtttttttttattagaaatgcatttttcagcattttgCTCTTTAGGCGTGTCCCTTCTGACACCTGACACTTTTGATGTCTCCGATTATCTCTTATTGGCTCGAGCAATTATTACTTTTGTTACGATGACCAAATGGGCTTGACCGACGCCCCTGCAAATGTTTCTACTTACCCCGCtaatactgaaaataatgataatccTGTGATTATGTTTTGAAGTCAAAATAATGCTAATGCCTCTAATGATGAAGCATGCTGAGAAATCCTTCCCCGTCATCCCATTGTCTCCCGTGGTGGAGGAGCTGGCCCCTGTGGCCCCATGGGAAATGTGTAATGTATTCAGCCAGGCCTTGGgagtaaaatgaaaacaaatgtggTGTAATAAAGGAGAGAAGATGAAGCGATTCTGTGATGATGCTCTCCACCAGCcttataaatcaaaataaaagtggaGCAGGTCATGTGTGCCCCCACCCTCACCgggtacacacatacatatatatgtatatatacactgtatacaCTCACACCCACATGCATGCATACTAATACAGGGgcgagaggagaagaaggaaacCTGTGTAACATCTATTTGaagcaaacatgttttattttcatgttgcGGTTGCTCTCTGtaaatttgacatttcttaACATTATATAATTGCAAAACAAGGTGAATCCTCCAAATTAATCCCGATTCTGATGACATTTCTTATTGACGTCTTGGATTTAAACTTAATACAAACCAGTATCCTGACTCTGGTagtaaaaacagatattttaacaacccctcttttgttttttaccttaCAAGCCTTAAAACAAGGCGATGTCTGCTTGTTACCCATCGCCATGGTCGGATATGACgtagtgtttttctgttttatttgtgtatttcagAGGCAtgaaaaggtttttctttttttggttccACTCCTTAGGAACACTGGAACCCCTGGGTATTGATGGTGATTTTGATGAGTGTTTTGTTATGAATAAACTACAATAGATTGTGGATACTCTATGTACTATGATGGCTGTAGCCTGAGTTTCTACATATCATTTATCTGCGGTATATTGTATGTACATGTTGtgaagtttgtttatttgatgtgttttaGTGTATCTTCACTGTCTCTGTAGACAAGTTTGATACCGAGCGACCTGTGTTTTTCCAccctatatttttttttgagaagCCTGAAAAGAGTAAAATTATCTAATAATTCACAGGAAAAAGCAATTCAATTCAATACATCTTTATTGTCCCCAGAGGGCAATTCTGGTGCAGCataaagaacataaaaaaacatgggAGAGTCATACTGTACACACGGCAACAACAAAGACGCTATAAACAACAAGACACATTTATTTACCAAGtgcaatgtgtaaaaaaaagtactgaTAAAAGTTGGCGTTACGTAGAGGAGAGACTGAGCTGTGACATCACCCCTGACATCTTAGACTTGTCTCACTCCTCACCTCAGGCTTCCTGAACTGACAGGTAAGGACAGAAGTTAACAATTGATTTAACAAAAGATCTATAAAACCAAAAAGATTAGACGAAaatcagaaaagaaataaagataCTTTTGTaccccccccccatcccatCCCTGCTCCCCCAGACTGTTAATCATCTCATGATCCCTCGGATTCATCTCACGGGACCCTTTGGCTGCCTCGACCACTATTACTGTAATTAAACAACGCTgggagctggaggcagtgaTGGTGCTGCCCTCCGCCTGTAGGGGCTGCTGTGGTGTCAGTGTACTTACTGTATGGAGCTAGTGGTCCTTAACAGAGAGACAGGAGGCTTGCTGATGGTACAGTAGTGTGGCGGCACTCATTATacagaaaattacaaaaaaagaattaagatggaggggggaaaaaaagaagctcaCAAACAGCTGGTTATCTCGGCCCAACTAAAGACTCAAAGATTCATTGACATGGGGGGGAAGTGAGGTTGATTTGAAAATTGTCCCCCTCATATACGCGTGGGTAGGGGGCGGGGGGTGTCAGGCTTTAAGGTCAATAAGAAGAGGTGTACGagaggggatttttttttctctctcctcctcagcatTAGCATTGTGAAAGAcactccttccttcctcttcacACCTGCAAACTTTGAAGACGAATTTGAGACTTTTTCCTCTGACAAGGCTGGTTGCTTATTACACAGATAAAGAATAGTAAACAGAGAGTACAATAAATAATTGATGCCTAATAAGTTGAGGGAGAGCGCGCCAGggc from Sparus aurata chromosome 7, fSpaAur1.1, whole genome shotgun sequence carries:
- the wfdc2 gene encoding WAP four-disulfide core domain protein 3 isoform X2, whose protein sequence is MEKHWSAACALIITLGVFVLAAEADGNLTAKPGVCPRRRWGSGLCAEFCSNDSDCPNQEKCCHNGCGHECIAPYTVKRGRCALPQGTPMCAEYCYHDGQCPGEQKCCKTTCGHACSEPC
- the wfdc2 gene encoding WAP four-disulfide core domain protein 3 isoform X1, whose product is MEKHWSAACALIITLGVFVLAAEADGNLTAILPKPGHCPRLLNVVPSHKGCVCDEDCPADHKCCVFDCGAVCVPPAFTKPGVCPRRRWGSGLCAEFCSNDSDCPNQEKCCHNGCGHECIAPYTVKRGRCALPQGTPMCAEYCYHDGQCPGEQKCCKTTCGHACSEPC